The following are from one region of the Juglans regia cultivar Chandler chromosome 10, Walnut 2.0, whole genome shotgun sequence genome:
- the LOC109012772 gene encoding E3 ubiquitin-protein ligase RKP isoform X2, translating to MAEDSLRIGGLSSGLAVILNGEDGTENSSKTRLVSHCDDFCHQSVERTLEYVFGLPNKSIRPLTIPVDSNFVRSIIKNEFSNFHVNLDSLIRNMNGLCIYDNGCGPHVVVLEDISICGDIRIIKPPLLVESLAMFSSARANACVWKGKWMYEVILETSGIQQLGWVTLSCPFTDNKGVGDAEDSYAFDGRREKKWNKEAESYGQSWVVGDVIGCCIDLDCDQISFYRNGISLGVAFHAIRKIRPGFGYYPAISLSQGERCELNFGSRPFKYPIEGYLPIQSPSSVTLFATQLLRCLSRLLDMQSMERDEHYSIEKLRRLRTLVSFEELFDPVSQGICEEFFHLLETDAGSVEYIGWGPFLSLMMEVFGVQAPHDYSSLDKAVDVFLKFEGSHLLFEHLIGALSCGCKTRSLVLTECPYSGSYSYLALACHILRREELMVLWWKSSDFEFLFEGFLSQKSPNKQDLECLMPSVWWPGSCEDVSHESGMILTTTALSKAINKIEEKHRDLCRLVIQFIPPLTPPQLPGSVFRTFVQNLLLKKRGADHNVLPPGVSSNSVLVSLFTVILHFLSEGFGMRDICGWLKSCEMVDLNIGFLHRGGQRSFPMYLFLKNDPHRTDISRLGGSFSHVLNSNPSNNEEAEVIRWEEGCMDDEETRVTHSTWQKPCCCSSSSYDDFTRISKDPIRYTAKSSTGHCNHIPERSAHVAAECSAGSLTDEIVDKPSSSEQSESELGYRPVQHVVIVPQENGVSSAMLQEEELLDALLLLYHIGLAPNFKQASYYMSHQSQSISVLDETDKQIREGTCSEQLKRLKEARNCYREEVIDFVRHCTWYRISLFSQWKQRGMYAMCMWIVQLLLVLSKVDSLFFYIPEFYLETLVDCFHVLRKSDPPFVAPAIFVKQGLASFVTFVVVHFNDPRISSADLKDLLLHSISVLVQYKEYLAAFESNEAAIHILPTALISAFDQRSWIPVTNILLRLCRGSGFGSSKHGESSSSVVFQRLLREACINDKDLFSAFLNRLFNTLSWTMTEFSVSMREMQEKFQGIGILYP from the exons ATGGCCGAAGACAGCCTCCGGATTGGTGGGCTTTCTTCTGGTTTGGCTGTAATATTGAATGGTGAGGATGGTACAGAGAATTCGTCAAAAACCCGGCTTGTTTCACACTGCGATGATTTTTGTCACCAATCTGTGGAGCGAACTCTTGAATATGTATTTGGTCTACCTAACAAATCAATTCGTCCATTGACCATACCAGTTGACAGTAATTTTGTTCGCTCTATCATAAAGAATGAATTCTCAAACTTCCATGTGAACTTGGATTCTTTGATTAGAAATATGAATGGACtttgtatatatgataatgGTTGTGGTCCCCATGTTGTTGTTCTTGAAGATATCAGCATTTGTGGTGATATAAGAATCATCAAGCCACCGTTGCTTGTAGAGAGTCTAGCAATGTTCAGTAGTGCTAGGGCTAATGCCTGTGTTTGGAAAGGGAAATGGATGTATgaggttattttagaaacatCAGGTATACAGCAACTTGGATGGGTAACTCTTTCTTGTCCTTTCACTGACAATAAGGGTGTAGGTGATGCTGAAGATTCATATGCATTTGATGGAAGGAGGGAGAAGAAATGGAATAAGGAAGCTGAGTCATATGGTCAGTCGTGGGTTGTTGGTGATGTCATTGGATGCTGCATAGATTTGGATTGTGATCAGATCTCTTTCTATCGAAATGGTATCTCACTTGGAGTGGCGTTTCATGCGATTCGCAAGATAAGGCCCGGATTTGGGTATTATCCagcaatttctctttctcaaggTGAAAGATGTGAATTAAACTTTGGGTCCCGACCATTTAAGTACCCTATTGAAGGCTATCTCCCCATTCAATCACCATCCTCTGTCACTTTATTTGCTACTCAGTTGCTGAGGTGCTTGTCAAGGCTTTTGGATATGCAAAGTATGGAACGGGATGAGCATTATTCTATTGAGAAATTGAGGAGATTGAGGACACTTGTTTCATTTGAAGAACTTTTTGATCCAGTATCTCAAGGGATATGTGAGGAATTTTTCCATTTACTTGAAACTGATGCTGGGAGTGTGGAGTATATAGGCTGGGGTCCATTTCTGTCACTCATGATGGAAGTGTTTGGAGTGCAGGCACCACATGACTATTCAAGCCTGGATAAAGCGGTCGATgtctttctaaaatttgaagGATCCCATTTGTTATTTGAGCACCTGATAGGTGCCCTTTCATGTGGCTGCAAAACAAGGTCGTTGGTTCTCACTGAGTGCCCATATTCAGGATCATATTCTTATCTTGCATTGGCATGTCATATCTTAAGACGGGAAGAATTGATGGTGCTGTGGTGGAAGTCATCAGATTTTGAATTCTTGTTTGAAGGATTTTTGTCACAGAAGTCCCCAAACAAACAGGATCTTGAATGCCTAATGCCTTCTGTATGGTGGCCTGGTTCATGTGAAGACGTTTCCCATGAGAGTGGCATGATCTTGACAACTACCGCTTTGTCCAAAGCAATCAATAAG ATAGAAGAGAAGCATAGGGACCTCTGTCGCTTGGTCATTCAATTCATACCGCCTCTAACACCTCCTCAGTTGCCTGGTTCAGTTTTTAGGACATTTGTACAGAAtcttttattaaagaaaagagGTGCAGATCATAATGTACTGCCACCTGGAGTTTCAAGCAATTCTGTTCTTGTTTCTTTGTTCACAGTTATCCTCCATTTCCTATCTGAAGGATTTGGCATGAGGGATATCTGTGGCTGGTTGAAGAGCTGTGAAATGGTTGACCTCAATATTGGTTTTCTTCACAGGGGTGGTCAGCGAAGTTTTCCTAtgtacttatttttaaaaaatgatccTCATCGAACTGACATATCTAGGCTTGGAGGATCATTCAGTCATGTATTGAATTCAAACCCTTCAAATAATGAGGAAGCAGAAGTGATCAGGTGGGAGGAAGGCTGTATGGATGACGAAGAAACCAGAGTTACTCATTCAACCTGGCAGAAACCATGTTGctgttcaagttcaagttatgATGACTTCACTAGAATCTCAAAGGATCCAATTAGATATACAGCTAAAAGTTCTACAGGCCATTGCAACCATATTCCAGAGAGATCTGCTCATGTTGCTGCAGAATGTAGTGCTGGAAGTTTGACTGATGAGATAGTGGATAAACCTAGCTCCAGTGAACAATCTGAATCTGAACTTGGTTATCGCCCAGTCCAACATGTTGTGATTGTACCCCAGGAGAATGGTGTTTCTTCAGCTATGCTACAAGAAGAAGAACTTCTAGATGCTTTGCTGCTGTTGTATCACATAGGTCTTGCACCAAACTTTAAGCAG GCATCATATTACATGTCTCATCAGTCGCAGTCAATCTCTGTGCTGGATGAAACTGATAAACAGATAAGAGAAGGAACTTGCAGTGAGCAATTAAAGCGTTTGAAAGAAGCCCGCAATTGTTATCGTGAAGAAGTTATTGATTTCGTAAGACATTGTACATG GTATCgcatctctcttttttcccaaTGGAAGCAGAGAGGGATGTATGCAATGTGCATGTGGATTGTCCAATTGCTTCTGGTTCTTAGCAAAGTGGATTCCTTGTTCTTTTACATCCCTGAATTTTATCTGGAAACTCTG GTTGACTGCTTTCATGTGTTGCGGAAGAGTGATCCTCCGTTTGTTGCACCTGCGATATTTGTCAAGCAGGGACTTGCTTCATTT GTTACCTTTGTAGTAGTCCACTTCAATGACCCAAGGATATCAAGTGCAGATCTTAAGGATCTTCTCCTCCACTCCATATCGGTACTGGTACAGTACAAGGAATATTTGGCAGCTTTTGAGAGCAATGAAGCAGCAATACACATCTTGCCAACAGCATTGATTTCAGCATTTGATCAGAGATCCTGGATCCCAGTAACCAACATTCTTCTGCGATTATGTAGGGGTTCTGGATTTGGTTCTTCCAAGCATGGGGAATCATCATCATCTGTGGTTTTCCAG AGATTGCTACGGGAAGCTTGCATCAATGACAAAGATCTGTTCTCGGCTTTCCTCAACCGCCTATTTAACACTCTCAGTTGGACAATGACTGAATTCTCCGTTTCCATGCGTGAAATGCAAGAAAAATTCCAG GGTATTGGAATTCTGTACCCATGA
- the LOC109012772 gene encoding E3 ubiquitin-protein ligase RKP isoform X1 — MAEDSLRIGGLSSGLAVILNGEDGTENSSKTRLVSHCDDFCHQSVERTLEYVFGLPNKSIRPLTIPVDSNFVRSIIKNEFSNFHVNLDSLIRNMNGLCIYDNGCGPHVVVLEDISICGDIRIIKPPLLVESLAMFSSARANACVWKGKWMYEVILETSGIQQLGWVTLSCPFTDNKGVGDAEDSYAFDGRREKKWNKEAESYGQSWVVGDVIGCCIDLDCDQISFYRNGISLGVAFHAIRKIRPGFGYYPAISLSQGERCELNFGSRPFKYPIEGYLPIQSPSSVTLFATQLLRCLSRLLDMQSMERDEHYSIEKLRRLRTLVSFEELFDPVSQGICEEFFHLLETDAGSVEYIGWGPFLSLMMEVFGVQAPHDYSSLDKAVDVFLKFEGSHLLFEHLIGALSCGCKTRSLVLTECPYSGSYSYLALACHILRREELMVLWWKSSDFEFLFEGFLSQKSPNKQDLECLMPSVWWPGSCEDVSHESGMILTTTALSKAINKIEEKHRDLCRLVIQFIPPLTPPQLPGSVFRTFVQNLLLKKRGADHNVLPPGVSSNSVLVSLFTVILHFLSEGFGMRDICGWLKSCEMVDLNIGFLHRGGQRSFPMYLFLKNDPHRTDISRLGGSFSHVLNSNPSNNEEAEVIRWEEGCMDDEETRVTHSTWQKPCCCSSSSYDDFTRISKDPIRYTAKSSTGHCNHIPERSAHVAAECSAGSLTDEIVDKPSSSEQSESELGYRPVQHVVIVPQENGVSSAMLQEEELLDALLLLYHIGLAPNFKQASYYMSHQSQSISVLDETDKQIREGTCSEQLKRLKEARNCYREEVIDFVRHCTWYRISLFSQWKQRGMYAMCMWIVQLLLVLSKVDSLFFYIPEFYLETLVDCFHVLRKSDPPFVAPAIFVKQGLASFVTFVVVHFNDPRISSADLKDLLLHSISVLVQYKEYLAAFESNEAAIHILPTALISAFDQRSWIPVTNILLRLCRGSGFGSSKHGESSSSVVFQRLLREACINDKDLFSAFLNRLFNTLSWTMTEFSVSMREMQEKFQVLEFQQRKCSVIFDLSCNLTRVLEFCTHEIPQAFLLGTDTNLRRLTELIIFILNHITSATDAEFFDLLLRRHGHSLEKVNRGMILAPLVGIILNLLDASSGAECREHNDVVGVFASMDCPKTVHCGFQYLLDYNWAGSFRGDAYPGKLGQLENFVSILISRTESQVVDKMGYGGETEEDDNTCCICYTGEADARFVPCSHISCSGCITRHLLNCRRCFFCNATVTEVVSITNEL, encoded by the exons ATGGCCGAAGACAGCCTCCGGATTGGTGGGCTTTCTTCTGGTTTGGCTGTAATATTGAATGGTGAGGATGGTACAGAGAATTCGTCAAAAACCCGGCTTGTTTCACACTGCGATGATTTTTGTCACCAATCTGTGGAGCGAACTCTTGAATATGTATTTGGTCTACCTAACAAATCAATTCGTCCATTGACCATACCAGTTGACAGTAATTTTGTTCGCTCTATCATAAAGAATGAATTCTCAAACTTCCATGTGAACTTGGATTCTTTGATTAGAAATATGAATGGACtttgtatatatgataatgGTTGTGGTCCCCATGTTGTTGTTCTTGAAGATATCAGCATTTGTGGTGATATAAGAATCATCAAGCCACCGTTGCTTGTAGAGAGTCTAGCAATGTTCAGTAGTGCTAGGGCTAATGCCTGTGTTTGGAAAGGGAAATGGATGTATgaggttattttagaaacatCAGGTATACAGCAACTTGGATGGGTAACTCTTTCTTGTCCTTTCACTGACAATAAGGGTGTAGGTGATGCTGAAGATTCATATGCATTTGATGGAAGGAGGGAGAAGAAATGGAATAAGGAAGCTGAGTCATATGGTCAGTCGTGGGTTGTTGGTGATGTCATTGGATGCTGCATAGATTTGGATTGTGATCAGATCTCTTTCTATCGAAATGGTATCTCACTTGGAGTGGCGTTTCATGCGATTCGCAAGATAAGGCCCGGATTTGGGTATTATCCagcaatttctctttctcaaggTGAAAGATGTGAATTAAACTTTGGGTCCCGACCATTTAAGTACCCTATTGAAGGCTATCTCCCCATTCAATCACCATCCTCTGTCACTTTATTTGCTACTCAGTTGCTGAGGTGCTTGTCAAGGCTTTTGGATATGCAAAGTATGGAACGGGATGAGCATTATTCTATTGAGAAATTGAGGAGATTGAGGACACTTGTTTCATTTGAAGAACTTTTTGATCCAGTATCTCAAGGGATATGTGAGGAATTTTTCCATTTACTTGAAACTGATGCTGGGAGTGTGGAGTATATAGGCTGGGGTCCATTTCTGTCACTCATGATGGAAGTGTTTGGAGTGCAGGCACCACATGACTATTCAAGCCTGGATAAAGCGGTCGATgtctttctaaaatttgaagGATCCCATTTGTTATTTGAGCACCTGATAGGTGCCCTTTCATGTGGCTGCAAAACAAGGTCGTTGGTTCTCACTGAGTGCCCATATTCAGGATCATATTCTTATCTTGCATTGGCATGTCATATCTTAAGACGGGAAGAATTGATGGTGCTGTGGTGGAAGTCATCAGATTTTGAATTCTTGTTTGAAGGATTTTTGTCACAGAAGTCCCCAAACAAACAGGATCTTGAATGCCTAATGCCTTCTGTATGGTGGCCTGGTTCATGTGAAGACGTTTCCCATGAGAGTGGCATGATCTTGACAACTACCGCTTTGTCCAAAGCAATCAATAAG ATAGAAGAGAAGCATAGGGACCTCTGTCGCTTGGTCATTCAATTCATACCGCCTCTAACACCTCCTCAGTTGCCTGGTTCAGTTTTTAGGACATTTGTACAGAAtcttttattaaagaaaagagGTGCAGATCATAATGTACTGCCACCTGGAGTTTCAAGCAATTCTGTTCTTGTTTCTTTGTTCACAGTTATCCTCCATTTCCTATCTGAAGGATTTGGCATGAGGGATATCTGTGGCTGGTTGAAGAGCTGTGAAATGGTTGACCTCAATATTGGTTTTCTTCACAGGGGTGGTCAGCGAAGTTTTCCTAtgtacttatttttaaaaaatgatccTCATCGAACTGACATATCTAGGCTTGGAGGATCATTCAGTCATGTATTGAATTCAAACCCTTCAAATAATGAGGAAGCAGAAGTGATCAGGTGGGAGGAAGGCTGTATGGATGACGAAGAAACCAGAGTTACTCATTCAACCTGGCAGAAACCATGTTGctgttcaagttcaagttatgATGACTTCACTAGAATCTCAAAGGATCCAATTAGATATACAGCTAAAAGTTCTACAGGCCATTGCAACCATATTCCAGAGAGATCTGCTCATGTTGCTGCAGAATGTAGTGCTGGAAGTTTGACTGATGAGATAGTGGATAAACCTAGCTCCAGTGAACAATCTGAATCTGAACTTGGTTATCGCCCAGTCCAACATGTTGTGATTGTACCCCAGGAGAATGGTGTTTCTTCAGCTATGCTACAAGAAGAAGAACTTCTAGATGCTTTGCTGCTGTTGTATCACATAGGTCTTGCACCAAACTTTAAGCAG GCATCATATTACATGTCTCATCAGTCGCAGTCAATCTCTGTGCTGGATGAAACTGATAAACAGATAAGAGAAGGAACTTGCAGTGAGCAATTAAAGCGTTTGAAAGAAGCCCGCAATTGTTATCGTGAAGAAGTTATTGATTTCGTAAGACATTGTACATG GTATCgcatctctcttttttcccaaTGGAAGCAGAGAGGGATGTATGCAATGTGCATGTGGATTGTCCAATTGCTTCTGGTTCTTAGCAAAGTGGATTCCTTGTTCTTTTACATCCCTGAATTTTATCTGGAAACTCTG GTTGACTGCTTTCATGTGTTGCGGAAGAGTGATCCTCCGTTTGTTGCACCTGCGATATTTGTCAAGCAGGGACTTGCTTCATTT GTTACCTTTGTAGTAGTCCACTTCAATGACCCAAGGATATCAAGTGCAGATCTTAAGGATCTTCTCCTCCACTCCATATCGGTACTGGTACAGTACAAGGAATATTTGGCAGCTTTTGAGAGCAATGAAGCAGCAATACACATCTTGCCAACAGCATTGATTTCAGCATTTGATCAGAGATCCTGGATCCCAGTAACCAACATTCTTCTGCGATTATGTAGGGGTTCTGGATTTGGTTCTTCCAAGCATGGGGAATCATCATCATCTGTGGTTTTCCAG AGATTGCTACGGGAAGCTTGCATCAATGACAAAGATCTGTTCTCGGCTTTCCTCAACCGCCTATTTAACACTCTCAGTTGGACAATGACTGAATTCTCCGTTTCCATGCGTGAAATGCAAGAAAAATTCCAG GTATTAGAGTTTCAGCAAAGAAAATGCAGTGTCATATTTGATCTCTCATGCAATCTTACCAGGGTATTGGAATTCTGTACCCATGAAATCCCTCAAGCATTCTTGTTGGGGACTGATACAAATCTTCGACGGCTAACTGAACTGATCATCTTTATTCTGAACCACATAACTTCAGCAACAGATGCTGAGTTTTTTGACTT GCTGCTTAGACGACATGGTCATTCTTTAGAAAAAGTTAACAGAGGCATGATATTGGCACCTCTTGTGGGGATCATCTTGAATTTGCTGGATGCCAGTTCAGGTGCAGAGTGCAGGGAGCACAATGATGTTGTGGGTGTCTTTGCAAGCATGGACTGCCCTAAAACTGTTCATTGTGGTTTCCAATATCTCTTGGATTACAACTGG GCTGGATCTTTCCGGGGGGATGCCTATCCTGGAAAACTTGGGCAGCTTGAGAACTTTGTGAGCATCCTTATCAGCCGGACTGAGTCGCAAGTAGTTGATAAAATGGGATATGGGGGAGAAACTGAGGAGGATGATAACACATGCTGCATCTGTTATACTGGTGAAGCAGATGCCCGGTTCGTGCCATGTTCTCACATATCTTGTTCTGGCTGCATAACCAGGCATCTTTTAAATTGCCGTAGATGTTTCTTTTGCAACGCAACAGTCACAGAAGTTGTCAGTATTACCAATGAACTGTGA